A DNA window from Streptomyces sp. 71268 contains the following coding sequences:
- a CDS encoding copper resistance protein CopC produces the protein MPQPPAQAPWDERSAVPARPGAPRARRALTVLGALLAALLCALGAGASPAAAHAALTGTDPAKDAVLQRAPERVTLTFSEGVLLSDDSVRVLDPQGERVDDGKPAHVAGKSSTATVGLRSGLPEGTFTVAWQAVSEDSHPVGGAFTFSIGAPSKTSVVLPSAEPDGTVSALYGIARYAAYGGFVLLVGGCVFAGHCHANRAVRRVAATGWGTLFGATVALLLLRGPYTSNGRGLGAAFDLGLVRDVLDTKPGTALLCRLLLLAAAAVCVAVLFGSYAPAGDGRARGGVGRPARPARGGGRTPVAGPALAGRTDLAWSVGVGGALVAGGLAATWALAEHASVGIQRTLAVPVDIVHLLAVAVWLGGLTALLVALRTEARLPRLAVRRFSRLAFGSVVALVVTGLYQSWRQVGSWHALTDTEYGRWLLVKVGLVVLLVGAAGLSRRWTSRLDTTPDTASSPRGAATTAKGTGKATNRAAGKAAATAEAKAKAASEAKAASRAKPETEPEPSPETKATAKTKGTAGAKAKPGGTPGTKPKAKPGVKAKATGGDARAAQLARQRAAVSAARTRRERDADPTRSGLRRSVAVETGVAVVLLAVTTVLTGTQPGRAETEQEAAGQSVTTGPVSLSVPYDTEGLNGRGTAEVTLDPGRSGDNTFHAYLTNPAGKPADVPELKASLTLRERGIGPLGISLNRVSAGHWSATGVQLPMPGDWQLSLTVRTSDIDQVTETDTMKVGP, from the coding sequence ATGCCCCAGCCCCCTGCCCAGGCCCCGTGGGACGAACGGTCGGCCGTGCCGGCGCGACCGGGCGCGCCCCGGGCGCGCCGGGCGCTGACCGTGCTCGGCGCGCTGCTCGCGGCGCTGCTGTGCGCGCTCGGCGCCGGCGCGTCCCCGGCCGCCGCGCACGCCGCGCTGACCGGTACCGACCCGGCGAAGGACGCGGTGCTCCAGCGGGCGCCCGAGCGCGTCACGCTCACCTTCTCGGAGGGCGTGCTGCTCTCGGACGACTCGGTGCGGGTGCTCGACCCCCAGGGGGAGCGGGTGGACGACGGCAAGCCGGCGCACGTGGCCGGCAAGTCGTCCACGGCCACCGTGGGGCTGCGCTCCGGGCTGCCCGAGGGCACGTTCACGGTGGCCTGGCAGGCGGTCTCGGAGGACAGCCACCCGGTGGGCGGCGCGTTCACCTTCTCCATCGGCGCGCCCTCCAAGACCTCCGTGGTGCTGCCGAGCGCCGAGCCCGACGGGACGGTCTCGGCGCTGTACGGCATCGCCAGGTACGCGGCGTACGGCGGGTTCGTGCTGCTGGTGGGCGGGTGCGTGTTCGCCGGCCACTGCCACGCCAACCGCGCCGTGCGGCGGGTGGCGGCGACCGGCTGGGGGACGCTGTTCGGCGCCACCGTCGCGCTGTTGCTGCTGCGCGGCCCGTACACCAGCAACGGCAGGGGGCTCGGCGCCGCGTTCGACCTCGGCCTGGTGCGGGACGTCCTGGACACCAAGCCGGGCACGGCGCTGCTGTGCCGGCTGCTGCTGCTCGCCGCGGCGGCGGTGTGCGTGGCGGTGCTGTTCGGGTCGTACGCGCCGGCCGGCGACGGGCGGGCCCGTGGCGGCGTCGGCCGACCCGCGCGGCCCGCGCGCGGTGGCGGCCGGACACCCGTGGCGGGGCCCGCCCTGGCCGGGCGGACCGACTTGGCGTGGTCCGTCGGCGTCGGGGGCGCCCTCGTCGCCGGTGGACTGGCCGCCACCTGGGCGCTGGCCGAGCACGCGTCGGTGGGCATCCAGCGGACGCTGGCCGTGCCGGTGGACATCGTGCACCTGCTGGCCGTGGCCGTCTGGTTGGGCGGGCTGACCGCGCTGCTGGTCGCGCTGCGGACCGAGGCGCGGCTGCCCCGGCTCGCGGTGCGCCGCTTCTCGCGGCTGGCCTTCGGCTCGGTGGTCGCGCTGGTGGTCACCGGGCTCTACCAGTCGTGGCGGCAGGTCGGCTCGTGGCACGCGCTGACCGACACCGAGTACGGGCGCTGGCTGCTGGTGAAGGTCGGCCTGGTGGTGCTCCTGGTGGGCGCCGCCGGCCTCTCGCGGCGCTGGACCTCCCGCCTGGACACCACCCCCGACACCGCGTCGTCACCGCGCGGCGCGGCGACGACGGCCAAGGGGACCGGCAAGGCGACCAACAGGGCTGCTGGCAAGGCCGCCGCCACGGCGGAAGCCAAGGCCAAGGCCGCGTCGGAGGCCAAGGCCGCGTCGCGGGCCAAGCCGGAAACCGAGCCGGAGCCCAGCCCGGAAACCAAGGCGACGGCCAAGACCAAGGGCACAGCCGGGGCCAAGGCGAAGCCCGGGGGCACCCCCGGGACCAAGCCCAAGGCCAAGCCCGGGGTTAAGGCCAAGGCCACCGGCGGCGACGCGCGGGCCGCGCAACTCGCCCGGCAGCGGGCCGCCGTCAGCGCGGCCCGCACCCGCCGCGAGCGCGACGCGGACCCGACGCGCTCCGGGCTGCGCCGCTCGGTGGCCGTCGAGACCGGCGTCGCCGTGGTCCTGCTCGCCGTCACCACCGTGCTCACCGGCACCCAGCCGGGCCGCGCGGAGACCGAACAGGAGGCGGCCGGGCAGAGCGTCACCACGGGCCCGGTCAGCCTCAGCGTCCCGTACGACACCGAGGGCCTGAACGGGCGCGGCACCGCCGAGGTGACGCTCGACCCGGGGCGCTCGGGCGACAACACCTTCCACGCCTACCTCACCAACCCCGCCGGCAAGCCCGCCGACGTCCCCGAGCTCAAGGCGTCCCTCACCTTGCGGGAGCGCGGCATCGGCCCGCTCGGGATCTCCCTCAACCGCGTCTCGGCGGGCCACTGGAGCGCGACCGGCGTGCAACTCCCCATGCCAGGCGACTGGCAGCTCTCGTTGACCGTACGCACCTCCGACATCGACCAGGTGACGGAGACCGACACCATGAAGGTCGGACCATGA